The genome window GTTGTATAGAGATTTCTTTCCATAGAACGCCCTATGACACATACTTTTCTACCATATTTTAAACCATAGCTAATAGCTTGATATACACGGTGGATATTAGAGCTAAAGGTGCTCATAATCACCCTACCTTTAGTTTTAGCAAAAATTTGATCAAAAGTAGGCCCTACAGAACTTTCACTTTTTGTGTAGCCTTCTTTATATGAGTTTGTACTATCACTTAAAAGACAAAGCACGCCTTCTTCACCATAATGTGCTAAACGACTTAAATCTGTTGGATAGCCATCGATTGGTGTTTGATCTATTTTAAAATCTCCTGTGTGTATGATAGTTCCTGCTTTTGTTTTAATAGCCAAAGCTGAAGCATCAATAATAGAGTGGGTTATATGGATCCATTCTAGATCAAAATCTCCTATTTCATAGATTTGTCTTTTTGTTACAGGTCTAAACCATTTACGTTCGGCTTTTAATCCATGTTCTTCAAATTTATTTGAAATCATACCTAATGCTAAAGGTGTTGCATAGATAGGGAATTGGAATTCTTTGAAAAAATACGGCACCGCACCGATATGATCTTCATGAGCATGTGTGATGATAATAGCGCGAATTTTATTTTTAATCTTTCTTACATAATCAAAATCAGGTATGATGATATCTACCCCATGCATGGTTCCATCTGGAAAACTCATACCTATATCAACAATAATCGCATCATTATTGGTTTCAAATACAGTGATATTTCCACCAATTTCCCCTAATCCACCTAATGGGGTAATGCGAATTTTATGCTCACTTGAATTGTTGTGTTTTAAAGGGTGAAGTCTTAGTTCATGCATGATTTTATTTGCTTCGATACTTTTAGAAAGTTCTATTTGCCATTCTTCATTACCACTTAGCTTAGAAGGTAAATTTCTATTTTTTTTCTTTTTCTTTTTTTCTTCACTTGCTTCAGCTGGAGTATTTTCTACTTTAACTTCAGCATTTTGTTCTTGGTTTTGCGAATCTTTTCTTTTTCTATTTCTAAACTTATTGAATCTTTTAGGTTTAGTTTGTTCTTGAGTTTTGTTTTCTTCGCTCATAGTCTTCCTTTAAATATTCATAAATTTTAAGGTATAAATCAACGCTAATTTCATGAGCTCTTGAGGTAGAAGAGAGATTTAGTGCTTCAAATGCTTTTAAAATTTTTTCTTTTTTATTTTTAAAATTAGATATAAGTTGTTTTCTTGGATTTTGAAAACACACTCTTAGAAAATCTTTAAAAGCTTCTATATTTTCACATTGATGCTGATAATGACTTGTTTTTATCAGTTTCATTACAGCTGAAGTAACTTTTGGCGGAGGATTAAAGCTTTGTGGTTGTATATCAAAAAGCATTTGTCTTTGGCATATTAATGCACAAAGTACCCCTAAAGCTGAAAAATTACTTTCTTTTTCATTTGCGCAAAATTTTTGCGCTACTTCTTTTTGCACCATTACTATAAGCCCAAGACAATTTCGATCTTCTAAGGCTTTTAAAATCAAATTTGTAGCAATATAATATGGTAAATTTGCTACTAAAAAGTACTCTTTGTCGCTTAAACTTCCTTGATCAAAAGCATCGCTTGCATTTTGATGAATAAGCTCAAAATTTCCACCTTCAATCTCATTTTGAAATTTTTTATTTAAAATAGGAATCAAATCTTTATCAATCTCATAAGCTCTAATCTTAGCTTGTGGGATTTTCAAAAGTTCTTGCGTTAAATCACCTAAGCCAGGCCCAATCTCAACTATATTTTTAGCATCTTTGGGTATGGCTTGGATGATTTTATCTACCACGCTTTTATCACATAAAAAATTTTGTCCAAAATGTTTTTTCGCTTTTATCATAAAATTTATTTTATCTAAAAAATATTAATTATAGCATTATTTTAAGTCCTAATTAGATAAAATTTGAATTATTTTTTACAAAGGTTAATTTTTGGAAAATCTTATAGTATGTGCAGGTGGTAATGAAGATTTTAAATTTGCACAAAGTATTGGTATCGGTTTAGTTCATTCTGCATTTTCTTTAGGAAAAATTCTAAGTCAAAAAAAAGTAGATAGAATAATCTTTATAGGAACATGTGGAATTTACCAAGAAGGTAAAATTTTAGATCTTTACGAAAGCTCTAATGCTGCGAATTTAGAATATGCAAATTTATTTGATAGTTTTTATACGCCTATAGCTAATGAGGTTAGATTAAATGTTTCACATGAAACTATGATTAACTCTTCAAATTATATTTGTAAAGATGAAAAAATCGCAAGAGAATTTTTTAAAAAAGGTATGCATATTGAAAATATGGAAGGATATGCAGTGCTTTCGTGTGCAAAAATACATAAAATTGAAGGGATTTGTTATTTGTGTGCGACAAATTTTTGTAACGAATTTGCACATGAGGATTTTTTAAAAAACCATCAAAAAGCAAAAGAATTATTAAAAGAATTTTTATATGATAAAAAACTTATATAGGAAAAAAATGAGTGAATTAAAAAATATATTGGATTTTACCAAAGAAGAATTAGAAAATTTGGTTCAGCCTAAATTTAGAGCAAAGCAAATTTTTGAATGGGTATATAAAAAATATGCAGATGATTTTTTACAAATGTCATCTTTGCCAAAAGACTTTAGAAGCCATTTGCAAGAAAATTTTCATTTTTCACCTTTAAAATGTGTTAAAGAAGAAAAAAGTAAAGATGGGAGTATAAAATATCTTTTTGAACTTCTAGATGGTAAAAAGATAGAAGCTGTTTTGCTTCCTATGAAAGATGAACTTGTAGATGAAGATGGTAAAATCATTAAACACGCTAGATACACAATCTGTGTTTCTTCTCAAGTGGGTTGTAAAAGTGGTTGTAGTTTTTGTCTTACTGCTAAAGGTGGTTTAAAAAGAAATTTAAGTGCAGGGGAAATAGTAGGACAAATTTTATGGATCAAAAAACATAACAACATACCTTATGAAAGAAGAGTTAACATAGTCTATATGGGTATGGGTGAGCCTTTGGATAATCTTAAAAATGTTTCTAAGGCAGTTAGAATTTTAGCAGATAATGATGCTTTGGCAATAAGTCCTAGAAGACAAACGATAAGCACTAGCGGTTTAGCAAAACAGATCAAAGAACTTGGCGAGATGAATTTGGGCGTGCTTTTGGCTATTTCACTCCATGCTGTAAATGATGAACTTAGAAGTG of Campylobacter sp. 2014D-0216 contains these proteins:
- the rsmA gene encoding 16S rRNA (adenine(1518)-N(6)/adenine(1519)-N(6))-dimethyltransferase RsmA, translated to MIKAKKHFGQNFLCDKSVVDKIIQAIPKDAKNIVEIGPGLGDLTQELLKIPQAKIRAYEIDKDLIPILNKKFQNEIEGGNFELIHQNASDAFDQGSLSDKEYFLVANLPYYIATNLILKALEDRNCLGLIVMVQKEVAQKFCANEKESNFSALGVLCALICQRQMLFDIQPQSFNPPPKVTSAVMKLIKTSHYQHQCENIEAFKDFLRVCFQNPRKQLISNFKNKKEKILKAFEALNLSSTSRAHEISVDLYLKIYEYLKEDYERRKQNSRTN
- a CDS encoding ribonuclease J, which translates into the protein MSEENKTQEQTKPKRFNKFRNRKRKDSQNQEQNAEVKVENTPAEASEEKKKKKKNRNLPSKLSGNEEWQIELSKSIEANKIMHELRLHPLKHNNSSEHKIRITPLGGLGEIGGNITVFETNNDAIIVDIGMSFPDGTMHGVDIIIPDFDYVRKIKNKIRAIIITHAHEDHIGAVPYFFKEFQFPIYATPLALGMISNKFEEHGLKAERKWFRPVTKRQIYEIGDFDLEWIHITHSIIDASALAIKTKAGTIIHTGDFKIDQTPIDGYPTDLSRLAHYGEEGVLCLLSDSTNSYKEGYTKSESSVGPTFDQIFAKTKGRVIMSTFSSNIHRVYQAISYGLKYGRKVCVIGRSMERNLYTTMELGYIKLDRKIFIDADEVSKYKDNEVLIVTTGSQGETMSALYRMATDEHKFIKIKPSDQVIISAKAIPGNEANVSAVLDYLLKAGAKVAYQEFSEIHVSGHASIEEQKLMLTLVKPKFFLPVHGEYNHINKHKETALKCGIPERNIYLMSDGDQVELCQKYIKRVKTVKTGKVFVDNQINKQIADDVVIDRQKLADSGIVVIIAQLDKASKTLINKPRVFSYGLVADKQDGAFSKEMSDVLSQFFPNVKDEILDNPKVLEAQIRQVLRKHIFRKIKKYPTIVPTIFVM
- a CDS encoding purine-nucleoside phosphorylase, whose amino-acid sequence is MENLIVCAGGNEDFKFAQSIGIGLVHSAFSLGKILSQKKVDRIIFIGTCGIYQEGKILDLYESSNAANLEYANLFDSFYTPIANEVRLNVSHETMINSSNYICKDEKIAREFFKKGMHIENMEGYAVLSCAKIHKIEGICYLCATNFCNEFAHEDFLKNHQKAKELLKEFLYDKKLI
- the rlmN gene encoding 23S rRNA (adenine(2503)-C(2))-methyltransferase RlmN, whose translation is MSELKNILDFTKEELENLVQPKFRAKQIFEWVYKKYADDFLQMSSLPKDFRSHLQENFHFSPLKCVKEEKSKDGSIKYLFELLDGKKIEAVLLPMKDELVDEDGKIIKHARYTICVSSQVGCKSGCSFCLTAKGGLKRNLSAGEIVGQILWIKKHNNIPYERRVNIVYMGMGEPLDNLKNVSKAVRILADNDALAISPRRQTISTSGLAKQIKELGEMNLGVLLAISLHAVNDELRSELMPINKAYNIASIMEAVRNFPIDQRKRVMFEYLLIDGINDKIEHAKELVKLLNGIKAKVNLILFNPHEGSLYKRPSVENAVKFQDYLSAKGVTCTIRESKGLDISAACGQLKERQNK